From one Ignavibacteria bacterium genomic stretch:
- a CDS encoding NAD(+) synthase, protein MSTDSTVLTGWCRVAACSPVLDVCGIDYNIAEIQKSVVQALNRGSSIVVFPELSVTGYSVADLFRSATVLSAARDAVVTLAGWSRTVNGVFVVGFPCMHGGRLYNCAAVIGGGRVLGVVPKTYLATSGEYYEQRWFASGHTIAGSSVSLAGVPVPFGTDLLFSDTENSDVVFGVEICEDLWAVEPPGGRLARQGATLLLNLSASNQLAGKTNKRRAVVTEHSRRTLTGYIYASAGPWESTTDTVYSAHCIIAAGGDVVAETEPLSMASAILVADIDVERLLCLRRHSGTFYQHSGQPMHRMVYDGRPFTVPSALLQPPSQNPFLSEPVSQYCAEISAIQATGLAVRMKRAGAKKLVIGVSGGLDSTLALLVCVKAVQQLGLDTGAVLAITMPGPGTTHRTRTNADLLAQVLGITLRSIPIDTAVHQHFSDIGHDADIHDVVFENAQARERTQILMDVANQVNGIVVGTADLSEIALGWATFNADHMAMYHVNSGIPKSVIRTMVEWWAETGDPQLATVLRDILQTPVSPELLPATGTATATQHTEEILGPYAVHDFFLYHFVGLQRPVTNTYYLACIVFKGLYNAQQLHDWFMIFLRRFFANQFKRNCSPDGIKIGPVSLSPRTDWRMPSDTSAELWVSELSRCIVFLP, encoded by the coding sequence ATGAGCACCGATTCTACTGTGCTAACCGGTTGGTGCAGAGTAGCAGCGTGTTCTCCGGTGCTTGACGTCTGTGGTATTGATTACAATATTGCAGAAATTCAAAAAAGTGTAGTCCAAGCTCTCAACCGTGGCTCATCCATTGTTGTGTTTCCGGAGCTTTCGGTCACAGGTTATTCGGTAGCCGACCTTTTCAGGTCGGCTACTGTTTTATCGGCTGCCAGGGATGCCGTTGTCACACTGGCAGGCTGGAGCCGCACCGTTAACGGTGTATTTGTGGTTGGCTTCCCATGCATGCACGGGGGACGTTTGTATAACTGCGCTGCCGTCATTGGCGGGGGCAGGGTGCTGGGCGTTGTTCCTAAAACCTATCTGGCTACGTCGGGTGAGTATTACGAGCAGCGCTGGTTTGCATCCGGACATACCATTGCCGGAAGTTCAGTATCGCTGGCGGGGGTGCCGGTACCCTTTGGTACAGACCTGCTGTTTTCCGATACAGAGAATTCCGACGTTGTATTTGGAGTTGAAATCTGTGAGGATTTGTGGGCGGTTGAGCCGCCCGGAGGCCGGCTTGCCAGACAGGGCGCAACGCTGCTCCTTAATCTTTCGGCAAGTAATCAGTTGGCCGGTAAGACCAATAAACGGCGGGCGGTTGTCACTGAGCATAGCCGCCGTACGCTTACGGGGTACATTTATGCCTCTGCAGGCCCGTGGGAAAGTACAACCGATACCGTGTACAGTGCCCACTGCATCATTGCTGCCGGCGGTGATGTAGTCGCCGAGACCGAGCCGCTGTCAATGGCATCGGCCATACTTGTTGCCGATATCGATGTTGAACGTTTGCTGTGTCTGCGCCGCCACTCGGGAACGTTTTACCAGCATTCCGGTCAGCCTATGCACCGTATGGTGTATGACGGACGTCCGTTCACCGTGCCCTCCGCATTGCTTCAGCCCCCTTCCCAAAACCCGTTTCTGTCCGAGCCTGTTTCGCAGTACTGTGCAGAAATCAGCGCAATACAGGCAACAGGGCTTGCCGTACGCATGAAGCGGGCTGGCGCGAAAAAGCTGGTTATTGGGGTGTCGGGCGGACTGGATAGTACACTTGCCTTACTTGTATGCGTGAAGGCGGTACAGCAGCTTGGTCTGGATACCGGTGCTGTTCTGGCCATAACAATGCCGGGTCCGGGCACCACCCACCGTACCCGTACCAATGCGGATCTGCTGGCCCAGGTACTGGGCATTACATTACGCTCGATTCCGATTGATACGGCAGTACACCAACATTTTAGCGATATCGGACATGATGCCGATATTCATGATGTTGTTTTCGAAAATGCACAGGCACGGGAACGTACTCAAATCCTGATGGACGTTGCAAATCAGGTAAACGGAATCGTAGTAGGTACGGCTGACCTGAGCGAGATTGCACTGGGCTGGGCTACGTTTAATGCCGATCACATGGCAATGTATCACGTTAACAGCGGTATCCCCAAGAGCGTTATTCGTACAATGGTTGAATGGTGGGCCGAAACCGGAGATCCACAACTGGCCACGGTGCTACGCGATATCCTGCAAACCCCGGTGTCGCCCGAACTGTTACCGGCTACCGGCACTGCCACAGCAACACAGCACACCGAAGAAATTCTGGGTCCATACGCCGTTCACGATTTCTTCCTCTACCATTTTGTCGGGCTCCAGCGTCCGGTAACCAACACCTACTACCTTGCATGCATTGTTTTTAAGGGGCTGTACAATGCGCAGCAACTGCACGACTGGTTTATGATATTTCTGCGTCGGTTCTTTGCCAATCAGTTTAAACGGAACTGTTCTCCGGATGGTATCAAAATTGGTCCGGTGTCGCTCTCACCACGAACCGACTGGCGCATGCCCAGCGATACATCGGCCGAGCTGTGGGTTAGTGAGCTTTCACGCTGTATTGTATTTTTGCCCTAA
- a CDS encoding response regulator transcription factor, with amino-acid sequence MSNTTRTIRMVIADDHEISRLGIRRLLASAPEIEVVAEASNGNQAIEEVRAAKPDVVLLDVYMPESTGIDAAKAIKNDSHKCHVIMLSSVDDSNAVHQALYTGADGYLTKDVSAPELISAIRSVLQGQRVFSRRILNMLDGEIQSPEEASGSEGKPAVSLTKREEQIVSLVAKGHTSQEIAKKLYISPRTVETHRARIMDKLGVNNTAGLVRFALLHSTYFDSKVELPEE; translated from the coding sequence ATGAGTAACACAACACGAACCATACGGATGGTCATTGCCGACGACCATGAAATTTCACGTCTGGGAATACGACGGCTTCTTGCAAGTGCCCCGGAGATTGAAGTCGTTGCCGAGGCCTCGAATGGCAACCAGGCAATTGAGGAAGTTCGTGCTGCAAAACCTGATGTGGTCCTGCTGGATGTGTATATGCCGGAATCAACCGGTATTGATGCCGCAAAGGCAATTAAGAACGACAGTCATAAATGTCATGTAATCATGCTGAGTTCGGTTGACGATTCCAATGCCGTTCATCAGGCGCTGTACACGGGGGCCGATGGGTATCTGACGAAGGATGTATCGGCACCGGAGCTTATCTCTGCAATTAGAAGTGTGTTGCAGGGACAACGGGTGTTCAGCCGCAGGATTTTAAATATGCTCGACGGCGAAATTCAGTCGCCCGAAGAAGCATCAGGCAGTGAAGGTAAGCCCGCTGTTAGTTTAACAAAACGTGAAGAACAGATTGTATCGCTGGTGGCTAAGGGACACACCAGTCAGGAAATTGCTAAAAAATTGTATATTAGTCCGCGAACCGTTGAAACTCACCGTGCGCGGATTATGGATAAACTTGGCGTTAATAACACGGCAGGGCTGGTGCGGTTTGCATTACTGCATTCAACCTATTTCGACTCAAAGGTTGAACTCCCCGAGGAGTAA
- a CDS encoding DUF58 domain-containing protein — METVSQYLNPDVVAKLGSMELRARLVVEGFITGLHRSPFHGFSAEFSEHRQYRPGDELKHIDWKIYGRSDRFYVKQYEDETNLRCMIALDCSASMGYAAPGNLSKFTYGSYLAAALSYLILQQRDAAGLTLYTNTVEQYLPSRSKKSYISELIRALEAATPHNTTGTAAALNSLAERLTRRGLVVLISDLFDEKEEIFKALRHFRHNKNEVLVMHVLDPREVDFDFQSSAVFKDMETGQELPTHPLQLRNSYQKAVQDFCADIKKGCRALNVDYIRITTNKPFDVALREYIVKRAKRI, encoded by the coding sequence ATGGAAACCGTTAGCCAATACCTGAACCCCGATGTAGTGGCCAAGCTGGGTAGTATGGAACTGCGTGCCCGGCTGGTTGTTGAAGGCTTCATTACAGGCCTGCATCGCAGCCCGTTCCATGGTTTCTCTGCCGAGTTTTCCGAACACCGCCAATACCGCCCGGGCGACGAGTTAAAGCATATTGACTGGAAAATCTATGGTCGCAGTGACCGCTTCTACGTTAAACAGTACGAGGATGAAACCAATCTTCGGTGCATGATCGCTCTTGACTGCAGTGCCAGTATGGGGTATGCAGCACCCGGGAACTTGTCTAAGTTTACCTACGGCAGCTATCTTGCCGCGGCACTCAGCTACTTAATCCTTCAGCAGCGTGACGCTGCCGGCCTTACCCTATACACGAACACTGTAGAGCAGTACCTGCCCTCGCGCAGCAAGAAGTCATATATCAGTGAGTTGATACGGGCTCTCGAGGCTGCCACGCCACATAACACAACCGGAACTGCTGCCGCGCTGAACTCGCTGGCAGAGCGGCTCACGCGGAGGGGGCTGGTGGTGCTGATTAGTGATCTGTTCGATGAGAAAGAAGAGATTTTTAAGGCACTCCGACACTTCCGGCATAACAAGAATGAGGTTCTGGTCATGCATGTGCTGGATCCACGCGAAGTGGATTTCGACTTTCAATCATCTGCAGTGTTCAAGGACATGGAAACCGGACAGGAGCTGCCCACCCACCCGCTGCAACTCCGGAACAGTTACCAAAAGGCGGTTCAGGATTTTTGTGCCGACATAAAGAAGGGATGCAGGGCACTGAATGTTGATTACATTCGCATTACAACGAACAAACCTTTCGATGTAGCATTGCGTGAGTACATCGTGAAACGAGCAAAACGGATATGA
- a CDS encoding 4-hydroxy-tetrahydrodipicolinate synthase: MKLQGLYTAVITPFTADGSLDVEKFTMLTEQQIAAGVNGLVVTGSTGEAATLTTAEKATLWRTAVEVSAGRVPVIAGSGSNNTADSVQASRQAAEAGVAALLIVTPYYNKPTPAGVVAHHSAIADACPLPQILYNVPGRTATNLGVDVQLAVMDAVPLVIGSKEASANLSQISRLAAQVPEHVSVLAGDDDLTLPIIGVGGSGVIAVISNYAPVTFGRLVNNALAGNFSSAQRIQKQLIPWYTANFLESNPIPVKYIMHRKYGVSLTYRLPLVPPSAATTGRIDALWDSLPD; the protein is encoded by the coding sequence ATGAAACTTCAAGGGCTGTACACTGCCGTCATTACCCCATTTACCGCTGATGGCAGTCTGGATGTAGAAAAATTTACTATGCTAACGGAGCAGCAGATTGCTGCTGGTGTTAACGGATTGGTTGTTACCGGATCAACCGGTGAAGCTGCCACACTCACGACCGCAGAAAAAGCAACGCTGTGGCGTACGGCTGTTGAGGTGTCGGCCGGACGTGTACCGGTAATCGCAGGCAGCGGCTCCAACAACACGGCCGATTCGGTTCAGGCCTCCAGGCAGGCTGCTGAAGCCGGTGTGGCGGCACTGCTGATTGTAACGCCATATTATAACAAACCAACCCCTGCCGGTGTGGTAGCACACCATTCCGCAATTGCCGATGCATGCCCCCTGCCTCAGATTTTGTATAATGTGCCCGGCCGGACGGCTACCAACCTTGGTGTGGACGTCCAGCTTGCCGTTATGGATGCCGTTCCCCTGGTTATTGGGTCCAAGGAAGCCAGCGCCAATCTCTCCCAGATTTCCAGACTTGCTGCTCAGGTCCCGGAGCATGTTAGCGTGCTTGCCGGCGATGATGACCTTACGCTGCCGATTATTGGTGTAGGGGGCTCAGGCGTGATTGCCGTTATCAGCAATTATGCGCCGGTTACGTTTGGACGGTTGGTGAACAACGCACTCGCCGGTAATTTCAGCTCTGCACAGCGTATTCAAAAACAACTGATACCGTGGTACACGGCGAACTTCCTTGAAAGCAATCCCATTCCGGTGAAGTACATCATGCATCGCAAGTATGGGGTTTCGCTAACGTATCGTTTGCCGCTGGTACCACCGTCTGCTGCTACCACTGGTCGTATTGACGCACTGTGGGATTCGTTGCCTGACTAA
- the folP gene encoding dihydropteroate synthase has product MKIMGIVNVTTDSFSDGGKYATTDLAVSHAMQLIADGADIVDVGGESTRPGALPLPVAEEVQRIVPVIARIREFNPHIPISIDTYKAEVAAEAVAAGATMVNDVTAGQGDTAMFSLIRKLSVPYIMMHMQGVPRTMQQNPFYINVVSEVSNFLVSRIRELGDTGSPVYVDPGIGFGKTTAHNLELLRNLHRLSDVAPIVLGISRKRFIGEITGIEHGADRDPATAVLHALLIDAPVTIARVHNVQNLRALLQIRSALRGVNS; this is encoded by the coding sequence ATGAAAATCATGGGCATCGTGAATGTAACCACTGATTCGTTTAGTGACGGCGGTAAGTACGCCACTACCGATCTTGCCGTTAGTCATGCCATGCAACTTATTGCCGATGGCGCTGATATTGTTGACGTTGGAGGTGAGAGCACACGCCCCGGAGCTCTTCCGCTCCCGGTTGCTGAAGAAGTCCAGCGCATTGTCCCGGTGATTGCCAGAATCCGTGAATTCAACCCCCACATTCCAATTTCGATTGACACCTACAAGGCTGAAGTTGCTGCAGAAGCGGTTGCTGCCGGGGCTACGATGGTAAACGATGTTACTGCCGGTCAGGGCGATACAGCAATGTTTTCACTCATCAGGAAGCTGAGTGTTCCGTACATCATGATGCACATGCAGGGCGTACCGCGCACAATGCAACAGAATCCGTTCTACATCAATGTTGTCTCAGAAGTTAGTAACTTCCTGGTGAGCAGGATACGTGAACTTGGTGATACCGGATCGCCGGTTTATGTTGACCCGGGTATTGGTTTTGGTAAAACCACTGCACACAATCTTGAGTTGCTTCGTAACCTTCACAGGCTTTCGGACGTTGCTCCCATTGTACTGGGCATCAGCAGAAAGCGTTTTATCGGCGAGATTACCGGTATAGAGCATGGGGCTGACCGCGATCCGGCAACAGCAGTGCTGCATGCCCTCCTGATTGATGCACCGGTCACCATCGCCCGCGTTCATAACGTACAAAACCTGCGGGCGCTGCTGCAAATTCGGTCAGCGTTACGTGGTGTGAATTCCTAA
- a CDS encoding sigma-54-dependent Fis family transcriptional regulator yields the protein MHVLIVDDNRDFCSTLADVVSTQGWNPDVCFSPESALTRLENDASKVSLMLLDIEFGSESSLSGLDVLEYSIRNYPSVPIIMISGKGTIESAVRATKLGAINFIDKSTLNNDRLVGILTSAMERLRADQSNDELRKIMEAHGIVGCSTAMMDVADKVLRYGRTGLNVLVTGETGTGKKLVAQALHAVSRRSKHPFITVDIPNIPRDLFQSELFGHVRGAFSGAMENKRGLFHQAHKGTLFFDEIGDMPMNLQANLLLPLEQKAVRRVGSVETEEVDIRFVSATDRDLIASMADGRFRDQLYHRLRECEIYIPALRERTDDIPLIVDHYLQKHNKEMEDKKTIAPAAMEYLAEYQWPGNVRELASVLRVALQTLATDQLEVTDLHRILSRVPSAAVPSSAAMHASKPAGNGTTPQPHTTEALSSDLGLKDDLARMDQLKVERTLEKTNGNVSKAAAILGVSRETLHNKIRKYGIDVQKYRA from the coding sequence ATGCATGTATTGATTGTTGACGATAACAGAGACTTTTGCAGTACCCTTGCCGATGTAGTATCCACGCAGGGGTGGAATCCTGATGTGTGCTTTAGTCCGGAATCAGCCCTTACACGCCTGGAAAATGATGCATCAAAGGTCAGCCTGATGCTGCTGGATATCGAGTTCGGCAGCGAGAGCTCATTGTCGGGTCTTGACGTTCTGGAATATAGCATCCGCAATTACCCCTCTGTACCAATCATAATGATTTCCGGCAAGGGTACTATTGAATCCGCAGTCCGCGCTACCAAGCTGGGTGCTATTAACTTTATTGATAAGAGCACGCTAAACAATGACAGGCTGGTAGGTATCCTTACCAGCGCTATGGAGCGTTTACGGGCAGACCAGAGCAACGATGAGCTCCGGAAAATCATGGAGGCTCATGGTATCGTTGGCTGTAGTACAGCCATGATGGATGTTGCCGACAAGGTCTTACGTTACGGCCGTACGGGCCTCAACGTGCTGGTAACCGGTGAAACCGGTACTGGCAAAAAACTGGTTGCACAGGCCCTGCATGCCGTCAGTCGGCGTTCCAAGCATCCCTTCATCACAGTTGACATCCCAAACATCCCGCGCGACCTGTTTCAGAGCGAGCTGTTTGGTCACGTACGTGGTGCATTTTCCGGTGCCATGGAAAACAAGCGGGGGTTGTTTCACCAGGCCCACAAGGGAACTCTGTTTTTTGATGAAATTGGCGACATGCCCATGAACCTGCAGGCCAACCTGTTGCTCCCGCTTGAGCAGAAGGCTGTCCGCCGCGTTGGTTCGGTTGAGACCGAGGAGGTTGATATCCGGTTTGTCAGCGCTACTGACCGCGACCTTATCGCGTCGATGGCCGACGGACGATTCCGGGACCAACTGTATCACCGACTACGGGAGTGCGAAATATACATCCCGGCACTCCGGGAGCGCACTGATGATATTCCGCTGATTGTTGACCACTACCTGCAAAAACACAACAAGGAGATGGAGGACAAAAAAACTATTGCGCCTGCGGCAATGGAGTATCTTGCCGAATATCAGTGGCCGGGCAACGTCCGCGAACTGGCAAGCGTCCTTCGGGTTGCATTACAGACACTCGCTACCGATCAGTTAGAGGTTACGGATCTGCACCGGATTTTATCACGGGTACCATCGGCTGCTGTTCCATCGTCCGCCGCCATGCATGCGTCCAAGCCGGCTGGGAATGGCACTACGCCGCAGCCGCATACAACAGAGGCTCTCTCCAGCGATCTTGGGCTGAAAGATGATCTGGCCCGGATGGACCAGCTGAAGGTTGAACGCACACTGGAGAAAACAAACGGCAACGTCAGCAAGGCTGCGGCAATCCTTGGCGTCAGCAGAGAAACACTGCATAATAAAATTCGCAAGTACGGTATCGACGTGCAGAAGTACCGTGCCTGA
- a CDS encoding glutamate--tRNA ligase, with protein sequence MTRVRFAPSPTGFLHIGSLRTALYNYLFARHTGGVCILRVEDTDRTRLVEGAIEEQTASLEWAGITFDEGPHVGGNYGPYVQSERFHIYREYAGKLLDSEKAYYAFDTAEELDAMRQRQQNAGIAPRYDRSTMRNQFTLGPAETKRLLESGAHHVVRLFVPLHHEVRFHDLVRGDMVINSREVDDQILLKSDGFPTYHLANVVDDHLMAITHVIRAEEWLPSTPKHVLLYQAFGWDMPAFAHVPLMLDSQRKKLSKRFGAVMVQEFRDQGYFPEALINYVALCGWNPGTEQEVFSMEDLIRQFSLDRVSKSGAIFDYQKLQWMNGQYLTGKDPRALADAIKPALDARGYLHTDISFVTNVTELLRSRIHFLNELADFGDYFFTDALREFDAETAATLTTDAALVTACRYLTENLTPDTLASADAFKTLIGNAADQAGTKAGKLMKPLRLIITRHPVGAEMYDTCALLGSDRIVRRLSDFLLLAKTS encoded by the coding sequence ATGACACGCGTACGTTTTGCACCCTCACCTACCGGTTTCCTTCATATCGGCTCGCTTCGCACCGCACTGTACAACTACCTGTTTGCCCGGCATACCGGTGGCGTGTGCATCCTCCGTGTGGAAGATACTGACAGGACCCGGCTTGTGGAGGGCGCAATTGAAGAACAGACCGCATCGCTTGAGTGGGCCGGCATTACCTTTGACGAAGGACCCCATGTTGGAGGCAACTACGGACCCTACGTTCAGAGCGAACGCTTCCACATCTATCGCGAGTATGCCGGGAAGCTGCTAGATTCCGAAAAAGCATACTACGCCTTTGATACTGCCGAAGAACTGGATGCTATGCGGCAGCGTCAGCAAAATGCCGGCATAGCCCCACGGTATGACCGCAGCACCATGCGAAACCAGTTTACGCTAGGCCCGGCTGAAACCAAACGACTTCTGGAAAGCGGTGCCCATCACGTTGTACGCTTATTTGTACCCCTCCACCACGAGGTCCGCTTTCACGATTTGGTGCGCGGCGACATGGTGATTAACTCACGCGAAGTTGATGACCAGATCCTGCTTAAAAGCGACGGCTTCCCCACCTATCACCTTGCTAATGTTGTTGACGACCATTTGATGGCCATCACCCACGTGATACGCGCAGAAGAATGGCTGCCCTCTACTCCAAAGCATGTGCTGCTGTACCAGGCCTTTGGCTGGGACATGCCCGCCTTTGCACACGTGCCGCTCATGCTTGATTCACAGCGTAAAAAACTCAGCAAACGCTTTGGTGCCGTTATGGTTCAGGAATTCCGCGACCAGGGATACTTCCCCGAAGCTTTGATTAACTACGTGGCATTATGCGGATGGAACCCAGGTACTGAACAGGAAGTGTTCTCCATGGAAGACCTGATACGCCAGTTCTCACTGGATCGGGTAAGTAAGAGTGGCGCCATTTTCGACTACCAAAAACTACAGTGGATGAACGGACAGTACCTAACCGGTAAAGACCCTCGTGCACTTGCCGACGCTATTAAACCTGCTCTGGATGCCCGCGGTTATTTGCATACAGATATCAGTTTTGTTACGAACGTCACTGAACTCCTGCGGAGCAGAATTCATTTTTTAAACGAACTTGCCGACTTTGGCGATTACTTCTTCACTGACGCACTCAGGGAGTTTGACGCCGAAACAGCAGCAACGCTGACCACCGATGCAGCACTGGTAACAGCATGCCGGTACCTGACAGAGAACCTGACGCCGGACACACTTGCCAGCGCCGACGCGTTTAAAACGCTCATCGGCAACGCGGCAGACCAGGCAGGCACCAAGGCCGGGAAACTGATGAAGCCATTACGCCTGATTATTACCCGCCATCCTGTTGGTGCCGAGATGTACGATACATGCGCACTTCTTGGCTCCGACCGTATTGTACGCAGACTATCGGATTTCTTACTGTTGGCGAAAACATCATGA
- a CDS encoding 6-carboxytetrahydropterin synthase: MLTTISKRFRWEMGHRLPNHPGLCRNIHGHSYAMEVRLAGIPNENGMVMDYFDLTELVRPLIEQLDHCFIINAADAELLMFLQHHGMKTVVVDFATTAENLAEYALRFVVNALPQSHAIQHVTVSIHETEKTSARVELQL; the protein is encoded by the coding sequence ATGCTTACCACAATTTCAAAACGGTTTCGCTGGGAGATGGGCCACCGCCTGCCTAACCATCCGGGCTTGTGCCGGAACATCCACGGACACAGCTACGCCATGGAAGTCAGGCTTGCCGGCATACCGAATGAAAACGGTATGGTGATGGACTATTTTGACCTCACCGAACTCGTGCGCCCGCTTATCGAGCAGTTGGATCACTGCTTCATCATCAATGCAGCCGATGCTGAACTGCTCATGTTTTTACAGCACCACGGCATGAAAACCGTTGTTGTTGACTTTGCTACGACGGCCGAGAACCTGGCAGAATACGCTCTCCGGTTTGTTGTTAACGCACTGCCACAGTCACACGCCATACAGCACGTTACTGTGAGCATTCACGAGACCGAAAAAACATCCGCCCGCGTGGAACTGCAGCTGTAA
- the queF gene encoding NADPH-dependent 7-cyano-7-deazaguanine reductase QueF, with translation MELDVFPNPNPDRDYVITHANPEFTSMCPKTGLPDFGTVTVEYIPDAVCVELKSLKYYYLEYRNQGIFYEAVTNKILDDLVAACKPRWMKVTTEWTTRGGLHSIIQVEHTA, from the coding sequence ATGGAACTTGACGTCTTCCCAAATCCGAATCCGGACCGTGATTATGTCATCACGCATGCAAATCCGGAGTTCACCTCGATGTGTCCGAAAACCGGACTGCCGGACTTTGGTACCGTAACGGTGGAATACATTCCCGACGCGGTATGTGTAGAGCTGAAATCTCTGAAATACTACTACCTGGAGTACCGCAATCAGGGCATTTTTTACGAAGCAGTTACCAATAAAATTCTGGATGATCTGGTTGCTGCATGTAAACCCCGGTGGATGAAGGTAACAACGGAGTGGACAACCCGTGGCGGACTGCACAGTATTATCCAGGTAGAACATACTGCCTGA